Proteins encoded together in one candidate division WOR-3 bacterium window:
- a CDS encoding nucleotide exchange factor GrpE translates to MGSEKKGPVTELKERVALLEARIKDLNSDYLRALADFDNFRKRVERDLELKQRAGIDSLLEALIPVLDNFERALKAYEPVDVSKDNNMTSWKKGVEMIYKQLCELLARYGLQGYSCLGEKFDPRRAEALGFVEVADGEENQVIEELCKGYECAGRVIRPARVKVTRRNEPEKKISEEKKESKS, encoded by the coding sequence GGTAGTGAAAAAAAAGGTCCTGTAACAGAATTGAAAGAGCGGGTGGCGTTACTTGAAGCCCGAATTAAGGATTTGAATTCCGATTATCTGCGGGCACTTGCTGACTTTGACAACTTTCGGAAAAGGGTTGAGCGAGACCTGGAACTAAAACAGCGCGCCGGCATTGATTCACTTCTCGAGGCTCTGATACCGGTTCTCGATAACTTTGAGCGAGCGCTCAAAGCGTATGAGCCGGTTGATGTGTCTAAGGACAATAATATGACGAGTTGGAAAAAGGGTGTAGAGATGATTTACAAGCAGTTGTGCGAACTACTTGCCCGTTACGGGTTACAGGGCTACAGTTGTCTCGGGGAAAAGTTTGACCCGCGCCGGGCAGAAGCGCTGGGTTTTGTTGAAGTTGCGGACGGCGAGGAAAATCAGGTCATTGAGGAGTTGTGCAAAGGCTACGAGTGTGCGGGTAGGGTTATTCGTCCGGCAAGGGTTAAGGTTACACGCAGGAATGAGCCTGAGAAAAAAATCTCGGAGGAAAAAAAAGAGTCTAAAAGTTAA
- the dnaK gene encoding molecular chaperone DnaK — translation MSKVIGIDLGTTFSCVAVMERGQPVVIPNPEGGRTTPSVVALGKERLVGTLAKRQAVINPQSTIYSIKRFMGRRFSEVTEEVKRVPYRVVEAANGDAWVEVDGKRYSPPEISAMILAYLKRAAEAYLGEAVTKAVITVPAYFNDSQRQATKDAGKIAGLDVLRIINEPTAAALAYGLDKKRAEKIAIYDLGGGTFDISILEIGEGVFEVRSTNGDTHLGGDDIDQRIMDWIIDEFRREQGIDLSRDKTALQRIKEAAEKAKCELSTSMETSISLPFIYADEKKGPLHIEMRLTRAKLEALVEDLLQRTLGPVKQALADAKLTPRDIDEVILVGGQTRMPRVQQLVRDFFGKEPHKGINPDEVVAIGAAIQGAVLAGEVKDVVLLDVTPLSLGIETYGGVMTKIIERNTTIPTRKSQVFTTVEDNQTTVSVRVLQGEREMAADNRLLGQFDLVGIAPAPRGVPQIEVTFDIDADGILHVTAKDKLTGKEQGIKITASSGLSKEEIDRMVSEAQAYAAEDRRRRELVDSRNRADTIIYQTEKTLKELGERVSAEERRQIEAAISRVKETIKGDDKAAIDRAADELQKSLSTVAERLYREQATQEKGSAGKEDKKVEADYTVIDGEDKKQ, via the coding sequence ATGAGTAAGGTTATTGGTATTGATTTGGGCACAACCTTTTCATGCGTTGCTGTTATGGAGCGTGGACAACCGGTTGTCATCCCCAATCCTGAGGGGGGGAGGACAACGCCATCGGTTGTTGCTCTTGGTAAGGAAAGGTTGGTCGGGACGCTGGCAAAGCGTCAGGCGGTAATTAATCCGCAATCAACGATTTACTCCATCAAACGCTTTATGGGCCGGCGCTTTTCCGAGGTAACCGAAGAGGTTAAACGCGTACCATATCGAGTTGTTGAAGCGGCAAACGGCGATGCGTGGGTGGAGGTGGACGGTAAGCGTTACTCACCGCCCGAGATTTCGGCGATGATTCTTGCCTATCTGAAACGGGCGGCTGAGGCATACCTTGGAGAGGCGGTTACCAAAGCGGTAATAACCGTGCCGGCGTATTTTAACGACTCGCAGCGGCAGGCGACCAAAGATGCGGGTAAGATTGCCGGGCTTGATGTGTTAAGGATAATCAATGAACCGACTGCAGCAGCGCTTGCATACGGATTGGACAAGAAGCGGGCTGAGAAGATTGCCATTTACGACCTTGGTGGAGGTACCTTTGATATTTCAATTCTTGAGATTGGCGAAGGGGTTTTTGAGGTACGTTCGACCAACGGGGATACGCATTTGGGTGGCGATGATATCGACCAGCGAATTATGGATTGGATTATCGATGAGTTCCGCAGGGAGCAGGGAATTGACCTATCTCGAGACAAAACTGCTTTGCAGCGGATAAAAGAGGCGGCGGAAAAGGCAAAGTGCGAACTGTCGACATCTATGGAAACGAGTATCAGTTTACCTTTTATCTATGCGGACGAGAAGAAAGGACCGTTACACATCGAGATGCGTTTGACCCGGGCGAAACTCGAGGCGCTGGTTGAAGACCTTTTGCAGCGGACTTTGGGACCGGTAAAGCAGGCGCTGGCGGATGCCAAATTGACCCCCCGGGATATCGATGAGGTGATTCTGGTTGGCGGTCAAACGAGAATGCCCAGAGTCCAGCAACTGGTTCGTGACTTTTTCGGCAAGGAACCCCACAAAGGAATCAATCCCGATGAGGTTGTGGCAATTGGAGCGGCAATTCAGGGAGCGGTGCTTGCCGGCGAGGTTAAAGATGTTGTGCTTCTTGATGTCACGCCACTTTCCCTCGGGATTGAGACCTACGGCGGTGTTATGACTAAAATCATTGAGCGCAACACAACAATTCCCACCCGAAAGAGTCAGGTATTTACGACCGTAGAAGATAACCAGACAACGGTGAGCGTTCGAGTTCTCCAGGGTGAACGGGAAATGGCAGCTGATAACCGCCTTCTTGGACAGTTCGATCTGGTTGGTATTGCACCTGCACCACGAGGTGTTCCGCAGATTGAGGTGACATTCGACATCGACGCCGATGGAATTCTCCATGTTACCGCTAAAGATAAGTTGACCGGAAAAGAGCAGGGAATTAAAATAACGGCTTCTTCTGGTTTAAGCAAAGAGGAGATCGACCGGATGGTAAGTGAAGCCCAGGCTTATGCGGCAGAAGACCGTCGCCGGCGCGAACTTGTTGACAGTCGCAATCGAGCGGATACCATTATATACCAGACAGAGAAGACACTGAAGGAGTTAGGTGAACGGGTTTCGGCGGAAGAGCGTCGGCAAATCGAGGCGGCAATTAGTCGGGTAAAAGAAACGATAAAAGGTGATGATAAAGCTGCAATTGACCGTGCCGCGGATGAGTTACAGAAGTCTTTAAGTACCGTTGCTGAACGACTTTACCGAGAGCAAGCCACACAGGAAAAAGGTTCTGCTGGGAAAGAGGATAAAAAGGTTGAAGCCGATTATACCGTGATTGATGGAGAAGACAAAAAGCAATAG
- the dnaJ gene encoding molecular chaperone DnaJ → MAVTKRDYYEVLGVSRNATPEEIKSAYRRLAKEYHPDRNPNNRAEAEEKFKELSEAYEVLADPEKRRIYDMYGHEGIAGQFGPNGFDFRRHFTHSEDLEDIFGDILRGFGGEGGTIFDLLFGGSAPRATGRRVRGRDIIIRMRLSLEEISKGVTKEVTFSRYEMCPDCSGAGGTGKTVCSTCRGQGRVKHQSRSIFGQFVQVSTCPDCGGTGERYRNTCRRCNGEGRVRQSRTLKVRIPAGVSAGIPIVLHNEGHWGPGGQGDVVIEVEEKEHPLFLRQGDDVIVEVPISIPVAVLGGRISVPTLDGVKEIELPAGTQSGTVFRLRGAGIKRLEGGGSGDELVRVVVHIPKHLSREEKMLYKQLSAQQSEPVPEPRKPDFK, encoded by the coding sequence ATGGCGGTAACAAAGCGGGACTATTATGAGGTCCTGGGTGTTTCCCGTAATGCAACGCCGGAAGAAATAAAAAGCGCTTACCGACGTTTAGCAAAAGAGTATCATCCAGACCGCAATCCTAACAATAGGGCTGAAGCCGAAGAGAAGTTTAAAGAATTATCCGAGGCCTATGAGGTGCTTGCCGATCCGGAAAAACGGCGAATTTACGATATGTATGGCCATGAAGGGATTGCGGGACAGTTTGGACCGAATGGTTTTGATTTCCGCCGGCACTTTACACACAGTGAGGATCTTGAGGATATCTTTGGCGACATTCTGAGGGGGTTCGGAGGCGAAGGTGGCACGATTTTTGATTTGCTGTTCGGAGGCTCAGCCCCACGCGCCACGGGCAGGCGGGTGCGCGGAAGGGATATCATTATCCGGATGCGGTTAAGTCTGGAGGAGATTAGCAAGGGAGTTACAAAAGAGGTGACATTTTCCCGCTACGAAATGTGTCCGGATTGTAGCGGAGCCGGTGGAACCGGCAAGACGGTTTGTTCAACCTGTCGAGGTCAGGGTAGGGTTAAACATCAAAGCCGGTCGATTTTTGGCCAGTTTGTCCAGGTTTCCACCTGTCCGGATTGCGGTGGAACCGGAGAGCGTTATCGTAATACCTGCCGGAGGTGCAATGGAGAGGGTAGAGTCCGGCAATCAAGGACATTGAAGGTTCGTATTCCTGCTGGTGTTTCTGCTGGTATTCCGATTGTACTCCATAATGAAGGACATTGGGGGCCTGGCGGTCAGGGCGATGTTGTAATTGAGGTTGAGGAAAAAGAGCACCCGCTTTTTTTGCGTCAGGGGGACGATGTTATCGTCGAGGTTCCGATTTCAATTCCGGTTGCGGTCCTGGGGGGACGAATAAGTGTGCCCACCCTTGACGGCGTTAAGGAGATTGAACTGCCTGCGGGAACGCAATCGGGTACCGTTTTTCGCCTGCGAGGTGCCGGTATCAAACGATTAGAAGGTGGCGGAAGCGGAGACGAACTGGTAAGGGTCGTAGTCCACATCCCTAAACATCTCAGTCGGGAGGAAAAGATGCTTTATAAGCAGTTGAGTGCTCAACAGTCGGAGCCGGTGCCCGAACCAAGAAAACCCGATTTTAAATAG
- a CDS encoding 16S rRNA (uracil(1498)-N(3))-methyltransferase, translating into MELFYIPQLKEIGCEVEISGAEARHIARVLRHKAGDELLGTNGAGEEFRLVLKKVAPERVVAQVLEKRPGLREPNHRLVLAQAVLKGDKLAEVVESVTELGVDEVIPFICERVVGRLTESKYRRLEGVAVSAMKSSTRTVLPRIGRLVDFDGLREVFSNFDQVIVAYEEERKAALAKVLNRNVNKIMLVIGPEGGFTPEEIGKMNDAGAVCCSLGPRRLRAETAAITAVSIVLGLLGDLG; encoded by the coding sequence ATGGAGCTTTTTTACATTCCTCAGTTGAAGGAGATTGGTTGCGAGGTGGAGATTTCCGGGGCTGAGGCAAGACACATTGCCCGGGTTTTGCGCCATAAGGCGGGAGATGAGTTGTTGGGAACTAACGGGGCTGGAGAAGAGTTCCGTTTGGTTCTGAAAAAAGTTGCACCGGAGCGAGTTGTTGCCCAAGTGCTCGAAAAAAGGCCGGGGTTGCGGGAACCGAACCACCGATTGGTTTTAGCTCAGGCGGTCTTAAAAGGTGACAAACTCGCCGAGGTGGTTGAATCTGTTACCGAATTGGGTGTGGATGAAGTGATTCCGTTTATCTGCGAGCGAGTTGTCGGCAGGTTAACCGAATCGAAATACCGGCGTCTGGAAGGGGTTGCTGTAAGCGCAATGAAGAGCAGTACTAGGACGGTGTTACCCCGTATTGGGCGATTGGTAGACTTCGATGGACTGCGGGAAGTTTTTAGTAATTTTGACCAGGTGATAGTAGCTTACGAAGAAGAAAGAAAGGCTGCGCTGGCTAAGGTTTTGAACCGTAATGTCAACAAGATAATGTTGGTGATTGGACCTGAAGGTGGCTTTACTCCCGAGGAGATTGGGAAGATGAACGATGCTGGTGCAGTTTGTTGTTCACTTGGACCAAGACGTTTACGAGCCGAGACGGCAGCAATTACCGCAGTCTCAATTGTTCTTGGCTTACTGGGAGATTTAGGATGA
- the rpsU gene encoding 30S ribosomal protein S21, giving the protein MVSITVKEGEPYESFIRRFRRACEQAGILREVKRREFYEKPSERRKRKLAEARRRLYRKQMSER; this is encoded by the coding sequence ATGGTGAGTATCACCGTAAAAGAAGGCGAGCCGTACGAGAGTTTTATCCGTCGTTTCCGGCGTGCCTGTGAGCAAGCCGGTATTCTGCGTGAAGTAAAACGCCGGGAATTTTACGAGAAACCGAGCGAGCGGCGGAAACGAAAACTGGCGGAGGCGCGGCGCCGTCTCTATCGAAAACAGATGAGTGAGAGATAA